One stretch of Juglans microcarpa x Juglans regia isolate MS1-56 chromosome 3D, Jm3101_v1.0, whole genome shotgun sequence DNA includes these proteins:
- the LOC121255575 gene encoding probable RNA helicase SDE3 isoform X1 yields the protein MSLFVEFLRFILCCHTEHFVDGYEYDDTTSRNSHLVYKSILRTRTTSSLDNDPLLPYSRPSPSLYQAKVAVDSWIRNSLIIKEPHVQESSQRTNEISPNFSNSLQPPSFSYTYSHSSSDLPPISSIFSSVPRNPPKSSSSASSLKGPPSLIGPSSSSPKPPPTSKPVIYPTTSHAVSEERKTDYILKKGATSLFASSISNLPPSSSSSSPVLPNPPKSSPKPSASSLKGPPPTFKPVLYPTTTSTPGNEERKLSYMLEKGTSPIFAIPEYIKGQIKENIVPEILKQPLSPSTYKAYFTALLYAEEFYLEKWSDFLLKNVTLEFHEAAVYKESTKYKNLSGNLKKKNKTFVVFEIDSIPGRRPFLLSRDLVYARPLGKDIEPFQGFIYRVVKSTRVLVEFGDDFHSQHYASRKYDISFSFNRVCLKRAHEAVETMSNPSVQNFLFPEYCVSRKEKLSPPTLLPANHQVSKNEVSAIRHISSFRGSPPYLLSGSLCVVTAMDSKELSRTGIVVQEAVCEIYRSSPECLILICAPTNNTCDVLTRSLKKVILESDMFRANAAFREMDGVPADILRSCPIKGECFTCPSLQKLRKFRVILSTFVSSFRLHNEGIPAGHFSHIFLVDASLAMEPEAVIPLANFATDKTAVIVTGASTRHSARAHSDIARKYGLGKSLFNRLHENRLYSGFNPMFITQLAGFQQ from the exons ATGTCTCTGTTTGTAGAATTCTTGCGTTTCATTCTTTGTTGCCATACAGAACATTTTGTTGATGGTTATGAATATGATGACACTACCTCGAGGAACAGCCATTTAGTATATAAATCAATTCTAAGAACCAGAACCACATCGTCCCTTGATAATGACCCACTTTTACCGTATTCACGGCCTAGTCCTTCATTATATCAAGCCAAAGTTGCAGTAGATTCATGGATAAGAAATTCATTGATAATCAAGGAGCCACATGTTCAGGAATCTTCCCAAAGGACTAATGAAATTTCTCCAAACTTttcaaattcattacaaccacCTTCATTTTCTTATACTTATTCTCACTCTTCTTCCGACCTGCCcccaatttcttccattttctcttcaGTTCCCCGTAATCccccaaaatcttcttcatcTGCATCATCCCTTAAAGGACCTCCATCTCTAATTGGGCCATCTTCATCTTCCCCTAAGCCCCCTCCAACCTCTAAGCCAGTCATATATCCAACGACATCTCATGCAGTaagtgaagaaagaaaaacggattatatattaaaaaagggCGCAACATCATTATTTGCAAGTTCTATATCCAATCTGCCCCCATCCTCTTCCAGTTCCTCTCCAGTTCTCCCTAATCCTCCGAAATCTTCTCCTAAGCCATCTGCATCTTCCCTAAAAGGGCCTCCTCCAACCTTTAAGCCAGTTCTATATCCAACTACTACTAGTACTCCtggaaatgaagaaagaaaactGAGTTATATGTTGGAAAAGGGTACATCACCTATATTTGCAATTCCTGAATACATCAAAGGTCAGATCAAGGAGAACATCGTGCCTGAAATTCTGAAGCAGCCTTTGTCTCCTTCAACGTATAAGGCTTACTTTACTGCTCTGTTATATGCTGAGGAATTCTACTTGGAG AAATGGAGTGATTTCCTCTTGAAGAATGTGACTTTGGAGTTCCATGAAGCAGCAGTCTATAAAGAATCAACCAagtacaaaaatcttagtggaAATcttaagaagaagaataaaacatttGTAGTTTTTGAGATTGATTCTATTCCTGGGAGGCGGCCATTCCTTTTATCGAGGGACTTGGTCTATGCACGACCTTTGGGTAAAGATATTGAGCCCTTTCAG GGTTTTATCTATCGTGTGGTGAAGAGCACTCGCGTATTAGTGGAATTCGGAGACGATTTTCATTCACAACATTATGCTTCCAGAAAATATGACATCAGCTTCTCTTTCAATAGAGTGTGCCTAAAGAGGGCTCATGAAGCAGTTGAAACTATGTCAAATCCTTCAGTCCAGAACTTCCTCTTTCCTGAATATTGTGTATCCCGAAAGGAAAAACTTAGCCCACCCACTCTGCTTCCTGCCAATCACCAAGTTAGTAAAAATGAGGTCTCTGCAATTCGTCACATTTCAAGCTTTCGGGGATCACCACCTTATCTTCTCAGTGGCTCACTCTGTGTAGTCACTGCAATGGATTCAAAAGAACTATCAAGAACTGGAATTGTTGTTCAAGAAGCAGTATGTGAAATATATCGGAGCTCTCCTGAGTGTCTAATTCTTATATGCGCACCCACAAACAACACATGTGATGTGCTGACCAGAAGTTTGAAAAAGGTAATTTTAGAATCGGATATGTTTCGAGCCAATGCTGCATTTCGAGAGATGGATGGGGTACCTGCTGACATTCTTCGTTCATGTCCCATAAAAGGGGAATGTTTTACTTGTCCTTCATTACAAAAACTTCGGAAATTCAGGGTAATTTTGTCAACTTTCGTTAGTAGCTTTCGATTACACAATGAAGGCATACCTGCTGGACATTTCAGTCACATTTTTCTGGTAGATGCCTCATTGGCAATGGAGCCGGAGGCAGTGATACCTTTGGCTAATTTCGCTACTGACAAAACAGCAGTTATAGTTACCGGCGCATCCACAAGACATTCAGCTAGGGCCCACTCTGACATAGCGAGGAAATATGGATTGGGGAAGTCACTTTTTAATAGACTTCATGAAAACAGGCTTTATAGCGGATTCAATCCCATGTTCATCACACAGTTGGCTGGGTTTCAGCAGTAG
- the LOC121255575 gene encoding probable RNA helicase SDE3 isoform X2, whose amino-acid sequence MSLFVEFLRFILCCHTEHFVDGYEYDDTHSSSDLPPISSIFSSVPRNPPKSSSSASSLKGPPSLIGPSSSSPKPPPTSKPVIYPTTSHAVSEERKTDYILKKGATSLFASSISNLPPSSSSSSPVLPNPPKSSPKPSASSLKGPPPTFKPVLYPTTTSTPGNEERKLSYMLEKGTSPIFAIPEYIKGQIKENIVPEILKQPLSPSTYKAYFTALLYAEEFYLEKWSDFLLKNVTLEFHEAAVYKESTKYKNLSGNLKKKNKTFVVFEIDSIPGRRPFLLSRDLVYARPLGKDIEPFQGFIYRVVKSTRVLVEFGDDFHSQHYASRKYDISFSFNRVCLKRAHEAVETMSNPSVQNFLFPEYCVSRKEKLSPPTLLPANHQVSKNEVSAIRHISSFRGSPPYLLSGSLCVVTAMDSKELSRTGIVVQEAVCEIYRSSPECLILICAPTNNTCDVLTRSLKKVILESDMFRANAAFREMDGVPADILRSCPIKGECFTCPSLQKLRKFRVILSTFVSSFRLHNEGIPAGHFSHIFLVDASLAMEPEAVIPLANFATDKTAVIVTGASTRHSARAHSDIARKYGLGKSLFNRLHENRLYSGFNPMFITQLAGFQQ is encoded by the exons ATGTCTCTGTTTGTAGAATTCTTGCGTTTCATTCTTTGTTGCCATACAGAACATTTTGTTGATGGTTATGAATATGATGACA CTCACTCTTCTTCCGACCTGCCcccaatttcttccattttctcttcaGTTCCCCGTAATCccccaaaatcttcttcatcTGCATCATCCCTTAAAGGACCTCCATCTCTAATTGGGCCATCTTCATCTTCCCCTAAGCCCCCTCCAACCTCTAAGCCAGTCATATATCCAACGACATCTCATGCAGTaagtgaagaaagaaaaacggattatatattaaaaaagggCGCAACATCATTATTTGCAAGTTCTATATCCAATCTGCCCCCATCCTCTTCCAGTTCCTCTCCAGTTCTCCCTAATCCTCCGAAATCTTCTCCTAAGCCATCTGCATCTTCCCTAAAAGGGCCTCCTCCAACCTTTAAGCCAGTTCTATATCCAACTACTACTAGTACTCCtggaaatgaagaaagaaaactGAGTTATATGTTGGAAAAGGGTACATCACCTATATTTGCAATTCCTGAATACATCAAAGGTCAGATCAAGGAGAACATCGTGCCTGAAATTCTGAAGCAGCCTTTGTCTCCTTCAACGTATAAGGCTTACTTTACTGCTCTGTTATATGCTGAGGAATTCTACTTGGAG AAATGGAGTGATTTCCTCTTGAAGAATGTGACTTTGGAGTTCCATGAAGCAGCAGTCTATAAAGAATCAACCAagtacaaaaatcttagtggaAATcttaagaagaagaataaaacatttGTAGTTTTTGAGATTGATTCTATTCCTGGGAGGCGGCCATTCCTTTTATCGAGGGACTTGGTCTATGCACGACCTTTGGGTAAAGATATTGAGCCCTTTCAG GGTTTTATCTATCGTGTGGTGAAGAGCACTCGCGTATTAGTGGAATTCGGAGACGATTTTCATTCACAACATTATGCTTCCAGAAAATATGACATCAGCTTCTCTTTCAATAGAGTGTGCCTAAAGAGGGCTCATGAAGCAGTTGAAACTATGTCAAATCCTTCAGTCCAGAACTTCCTCTTTCCTGAATATTGTGTATCCCGAAAGGAAAAACTTAGCCCACCCACTCTGCTTCCTGCCAATCACCAAGTTAGTAAAAATGAGGTCTCTGCAATTCGTCACATTTCAAGCTTTCGGGGATCACCACCTTATCTTCTCAGTGGCTCACTCTGTGTAGTCACTGCAATGGATTCAAAAGAACTATCAAGAACTGGAATTGTTGTTCAAGAAGCAGTATGTGAAATATATCGGAGCTCTCCTGAGTGTCTAATTCTTATATGCGCACCCACAAACAACACATGTGATGTGCTGACCAGAAGTTTGAAAAAGGTAATTTTAGAATCGGATATGTTTCGAGCCAATGCTGCATTTCGAGAGATGGATGGGGTACCTGCTGACATTCTTCGTTCATGTCCCATAAAAGGGGAATGTTTTACTTGTCCTTCATTACAAAAACTTCGGAAATTCAGGGTAATTTTGTCAACTTTCGTTAGTAGCTTTCGATTACACAATGAAGGCATACCTGCTGGACATTTCAGTCACATTTTTCTGGTAGATGCCTCATTGGCAATGGAGCCGGAGGCAGTGATACCTTTGGCTAATTTCGCTACTGACAAAACAGCAGTTATAGTTACCGGCGCATCCACAAGACATTCAGCTAGGGCCCACTCTGACATAGCGAGGAAATATGGATTGGGGAAGTCACTTTTTAATAGACTTCATGAAAACAGGCTTTATAGCGGATTCAATCCCATGTTCATCACACAGTTGGCTGGGTTTCAGCAGTAG